The Plantactinospora sp. KBS50 sequence GTGATGACGGTCTTGGCGTAGAACGCCGAGTCGGCCCGCACCACGATCTCACCCGACGCGCCGCAGGCCCGGGCGGTGCCGATCGTCTCGGCGATCATGCTGGCAGCGCCCTTGCCGGAACCGGTGTTACCCGAACGCAGCCGGGTAGCAGCGACCACCGGCGCCGACAGCGGTGTGGACACCGTCGCGATCAGGGGGTTGTAGCCGCGCAGCCAGACGTTGTAGCCGCCGACCTTGGCGTGACCGAACCCGATGCCCTGCTTACGCTTGCCGTAGACCCGCCGCAGCATCGAATCGATGTCCACAAAGGTCAGCACGTCCGCGCCGGCCAGCAACGGCACCCGGGCGGCCAGGCCGATCAACGTCTGCCGGGCCGCGGCCTGCAACTGCCGCACATGCCCATGGGTGAACGTGCGCAGGAACGAACCCAACGTCGAGGGCGCGTACACGCTGGTGAACAGTGACCGCATGCCACCATGCCGAGCCACGTCGAGGTCGTCGATGCTGTCCGCGCCGGCGCACATCCCGGCCACGATCGTGGCGACCTTACCGGCCGGGTTCGCGCCCCTGTCCGTCGGCACCCTCACCCGAGCGGCGACCGCATCGTGCAGACCGGCCTGCTCGGCAAGCCGCATCACCGGCACCAGCCCGGCACACGACACCAGATTCGGATCATCGAACGTCGCGGCCGTCACCGGCGCGTCATAGCGTAATCTCACCTGCGAGGTGCCCTCTCGAACCGGACGGTAGAAGCTTCGCAACTCCTATCCTTCCAGCTCAGGTGTGCCACGCGCGCGGAAGGAGATCTATGTAGGTAGATTTTCGGAAGCGGTGCTGCGTGGAAGATGAGGGTTTGGCCCCTCGGAGTCGCCCTGTGGGGGGAGGCTTCAAACCGCCACCTGCTGCGTTGGCTGAAGACCGTCGTGGTGAGCGAGGTGGAAAAGGCGCTGTTCAAGTGTCAGGTGGGGATCGAGAAGGCGTTGTGTCACAGCCTGTGAAGTGTCGAAAGGGAGAATGGTCGACATCGAAACCGGGGCATCTGATCTGCTCTGGGATGAGTCTGGCGGCTACCCACTTACTGGCCAGGTGGTGTCCGGCATATAGGCGGCGCGAGCTCGATCTGCGGCTTTCACGTGGAACGTGGGAAGGCGGAGCCGATACGGCTGTCCGGGTGATCGGGCGGCGAGAGGGAGCGTTCCGACCGGTAGCTCCGGGAGGGGCTGAGTACCGATGCGGCGACGCTGGCGGACTGGCCCGTAGTAGTGGTGAAGCTCCTGCTTGACGCGGTGGGGGTGGAGCGAAGGGGCCAGGTCATTCGTGGTTCGGAGATTCGATCAACCGGGCCCGGTTCGGGTCGGGGAGGAGTCGGGTGGCCGAGCAGCAGTCACCAGGCAAGCCGTTCGAGATCTCCAAGATGGAGGTCTGGTGGGCGTGGGAGAAGGTCAGGGACAACAAGGGTGCCGCTGGGATCGACGGACAGTCGATCGCCGATTTTGAGCAGGATGTGCAGAACAACCTGTACAAGATCTGGAATCGGATGTCGTCGGGGAGCTACTTTCCCCCGCCGGTCAAAGCGGTGGAGATCCCCAAGGCCGGGGGCACCAGGACGTTGGGGGTGCCGTCGGTGGGGGACCGGGTAGCGCAGACCGTGGTCGCGGCGAGGCTGGAAGCGCGGATGGAGCAGATCTTCCACCGCGACTCCTACGGCTATCGTCCTGGCAGGTCGGCGCTGCAAGCAGTCGAGCGGACCAAGGAACGCTGCTGGCGGATGAACTGGGTGGTGGACATGGACATCGCTAAGTTCTTCGACAGCGTCCCGTGGGATCTCGTGGTCAAAGCCGTGGAGGCCAACACCGACCAGCCGTGGATCATCTTGTATGTGAAGCGGTGGCTGGCCGCGCCGATGGTCACCGCGGACGGGACCGTGATCCGTCGGGAGCGGGGAACCCCGCAGGGTTCTGCGGTATCACCCGCGCTGGCGAACCTGTTTCTGCACTACGCGCTGGATGCGTGGCTGGCACGGACGTTCCCGGACGTCGAGTTCGCCCGCTACGTCGACGACGCGGTGGTGCACTGTCGCACCGAGGCCCGTGCCGTCCAGGTGCGGGACGCGATCGCCGAGCGGATGCGGCAGGTGGGCCTGCAACTGCATCCGGACAAGACCCGGATCGTCTACTGCCAGGACAGCAACCGGCGAGGCTCGTATGAGCACACATCGTTCACGTTCCTCGGTTTCACATTTCGGCAGCGTGGAGCACGTAACCGGCGGGGCCAGACCTTCAACGGGTTCCTACCGGCGCGCAGCGACGCGGCCCAGATGAAGATGAACGCGACGGTGCGCTCGTGGAAGCTGCACTACAAGACGAACTTGACCCTTGCCGATCTCGCGCGCTGGATCAACCCGATCGTGCGGGGTTGGATGCAGTACTACGGAGCGTTCTACCGCTCCAAACTGCACCCGCTCCTGGAACGCATCAACGCCTACCTGATGCGCTTCCTCCGTCGGAAGCTCAAACGGCTGCGGAGCAAGAAGAAGGCCCTCCAGCACTGGCGACGAACCGTCGAGAAGCGACGGAGCCTGTTCGCCCACTGGAGATGGGTCACCTCGCTCTCCACCGTCTGGTGATCAGGATGACAAGAGCCCGGTGAGCCGAGAGGTTCACGCCGGGATCTGTGGGAGCCGGAGGGTGAGACTCCCTCCGGCCACCCGACAGGGCACCTTCTATATCCAGGGTCCCGTCGAACCGACCCTCATCGGTGGATCAAGGCTGAGCGTCGTCAGCATGTCCATCCTGGATGCTGAAGGTGCCCAGCTGTGTGCGAGCCGGCGGGGATCTCGCGGTACCGATCGGGCCCTTACCATCTGACCCGGTTGGAGGGAGTTCCGTTGGCGGTGACCCAATGTTCGCCCGGGTCACCTGAGTAGCAGGCTTGTTCCGTGGAGGCCGCCCCGGAACCATCGGTACGCATGGTGAACGTCTTGAAGCCGCCCGGATCGGCGGTGTCCCGGCACACTACAGATCTTGAATGGTCAGGTTCGTCCGATGTGGTCTGTGTGACGGCTTGGGGTTCGGGTAGATCGATGGGATGAGGTATCCCGATGGAGGTGGGTTGTCCGCGCGGGGGCGGGCGAAGCGTGAGGCGGTGCGGCGGGAGGCGGCCGGGTGGTTCGCCGAGGACGTGTCGGTGCCGGAGATCGCGCGCCGGTTGCGGGTGTCGCAGACGGCGGTGTACGGGTGGCGTAAGCGGTGGCGGGCCGGTGGTGAGCAGGCCCTCGCGTCGAGGGGGCCTGGTGGGTCTCGGTGTCGGCTGGATGAGGGTCGGCTGCGGCGGCTGGCCGAAGCCCTGGAGCAGGGGCCGGCGGCGCACGGGTTCGGTAGTGATCAGCGGTGGACCCTGGCCCGGGTGTCGGACCTGATCGCCCGGATGTTCCGCACCCGGTACACGCTGCGCGGCACGGCGAACATCATGTACCGGTTGGGTTGGTCGGTGCAGGTACCGAAGCACCGCGCGGTCGAGCGGGATGAGGCCGCGATCATCACGTGGCGGCGGGAGACGTGGCCGGCGGGAAAACGGTAGCGGCGCAGCGGCAGGCGTGGCTGGTCTTCGAAGACGAGGCCGGTCAGACGCTGCGCCCACCGAAGGCACGCACCTGGGGACGACGCGGGCACACCCCTGTGGTTCCGGTGTCGGGCAAGGGCTCCGGTCGCGTCTCGATCGCCGGGCTGACCTGTTACCGGCCCGGCGAACGGTCCCGGCTGATCTACCGCACGATCACCCACCGCGGCCGCAAGAACGAACGACGCAGCTTCAGCGAACGCGACTACATCGCCCTCCTCGACGCCGCCCACCAGCAACTCGACGGGCCGATCGTGCTGATCTGGGACAACCTGAACACCCACATCAGCGCCGCCATGCGGCAGATGATCGACGCCCGGGACTGGCTTCACGTCATCCGGCTACCCGCCTACGCCCCGGACCTCAACCCCACCGAAGCCGTGTGGTCCCACCTCAAACGCAGCATCGGCAACCTCGCCGTCAACGGCGTCGACCACCTCCAAGCGATCATCAAACACCGACTCAAGAGCATCCAGTACCGCACCGACCTACTCGACGGCTTCCTCGCTCACACCGGCCTGACCCTCGAACCCGACACAACCTGACCATTCAAGATCTGTAGCGTCACATCCGACCTCGCCGGAAAGTGACGCAGCCGCACCACGTACCAGTAGCCGGCATCGGCGGCGGCCCCCTGGGCGAGGATGACCTGCCCAGATGCGCTTTCGGTCCACCGGACCCGGTTGGAGGCGGTGCCGTTGGCGGTGACCCAGTGCTCTGCGCCTTCCCCGGAGAAGCATGCTCGCTGGGTCGAGGCTATTCCGGAGTTGTCGGTGCGCATGGTGAAGGTTTTGAAGCCGTCTGGGTCTGCGCTGTCCCGGCAGATCACGGTGACCTCTGACCTGGCTCGGAACCCGCGCAGCGTGACGATGTACCAGTAGCCGGACGGCGCAGCCGCACCCTGCGCGACGAGTACGCTGGCCGCAGAGGGTGAGCCGGATGACTGGACCCAGCGAACCCGGTTCGATTCCTGTCCGTTGGCAGTGATCCAGTGTTCCTCGCCTTCGCCCGAGTAACAGAACGACTCCGATGCTGCAATACCTCCGTCGTCGGTCCTGAGGGTTCCGGTCTTGAAGCCATCGGGGGTGATGCTGTCGCGGCAGACGACGGTGATGTCGGACTGCGGCGGAAACCCACTGAGGCTGATGGCGTAGTAATAGCCCTGCTCTGCGGCAGGCCCCTGAGCCAACTGCACCGCAGACAGCCCTTGGGCTGGGGTTGGGGCTGACGACGGCTCGACCGTTCGCTCGCGGCTGCAACCGCCGAGCGCGAACGATGCCAGCAGCGCCGGGACCAGGATGCCGAAGGCGTGGCGGGCAACGACAAGGGCGTGGCTACCATTGGACGTGGTTGGATTCGACTCCGTTCGCCCGTACCCAGTGGTCTGGGTGGTCGCCGGAATAGCAGTAACTCTGGGTGAACGCGTGACCATTGCCGTCGGTTCGCAGGCTGAATGTGTAGAAGCCGCCGGGGTCGACTGAGTCGTGGCAGGTCACCGTCACGCTCGTGTGCGGGGTGAAGGCGTTCAACGTGATCGCGAAGCGGTAGCCGGCCGGCGCTGTCGGTCCTCTCGCCAGATGGACGGCAGGGGGCGGCGGAGGTGGGGGTGGGGCTGGAGGAGCCGGCGGCGGCGGAGCCGGGGGACTGGGGCGTTCGGCTCACCGGACCAGGTCACGTGGTTCGACTCGACGCCGTTCGCCGTGACCCAGTGATCCGGCCCGTCGCCCGAGTAGCACTGGTTAGTCGTGCTGGCGCCTCCATCGCTGTCGGTGCGCAGGGAGAACCTGTAGAAGCCGCTGGGCGAGACGCTGTCGTAGCACGTGACGCTGATGGTGCTGCTGGCAGGAAAGCCGCGGAGAGTGACCGCGTACCGGTATCCCTTCGGCGCCGCCGCACCTCTCGCGAGCCGGACCATCGGGCTGTCCGTCCTACCTGTTCCCGGCGTACGGGGCGC is a genomic window containing:
- the ltrA gene encoding group II intron reverse transcriptase/maturase: MAEQQSPGKPFEISKMEVWWAWEKVRDNKGAAGIDGQSIADFEQDVQNNLYKIWNRMSSGSYFPPPVKAVEIPKAGGTRTLGVPSVGDRVAQTVVAARLEARMEQIFHRDSYGYRPGRSALQAVERTKERCWRMNWVVDMDIAKFFDSVPWDLVVKAVEANTDQPWIILYVKRWLAAPMVTADGTVIRRERGTPQGSAVSPALANLFLHYALDAWLARTFPDVEFARYVDDAVVHCRTEARAVQVRDAIAERMRQVGLQLHPDKTRIVYCQDSNRRGSYEHTSFTFLGFTFRQRGARNRRGQTFNGFLPARSDAAQMKMNATVRSWKLHYKTNLTLADLARWINPIVRGWMQYYGAFYRSKLHPLLERINAYLMRFLRRKLKRLRSKKKALQHWRRTVEKRRSLFAHWRWVTSLSTVW
- a CDS encoding IS1380 family transposase yields the protein MRLRYDAPVTAATFDDPNLVSCAGLVPVMRLAEQAGLHDAVAARVRVPTDRGANPAGKVATIVAGMCAGADSIDDLDVARHGGMRSLFTSVYAPSTLGSFLRTFTHGHVRQLQAAARQTLIGLAARVPLLAGADVLTFVDIDSMLRRVYGKRKQGIGFGHAKVGGYNVWLRGYNPLIATVSTPLSAPVVAATRLRSGNTGSGKGAASMIAETIGTARACGASGEIVVRADSAFYAKTVITTCRRHQVRFSVTTRIDAKIRTACAGISEDQWVDIKYPQAVWDEDEQRWISDAQIAETRYTAFAGTRHAVTARLIVRRIRRDDPAQAPGQEELLPDYRYHAVFTDSPYTLVQAEAQHRQHAIIEQVNADLIAGPLAHLPSGRFSANDAWLTCAAIAHNLTRAAGHLAAGTWKTARPATIRARIITIAARLAHRARTIHLHLPEHWPWQAAFDNLFTAVQPAPG
- a CDS encoding winged helix-turn-helix domain-containing protein — translated: MSARGRAKREAVRREAAGWFAEDVSVPEIARRLRVSQTAVYGWRKRWRAGGEQALASRGPGGSRCRLDEGRLRRLAEALEQGPAAHGFGSDQRWTLARVSDLIARMFRTRYTLRGTANIMYRLGWSVQVPKHRAVERDEAAIITWRRETWPAGKR
- a CDS encoding IS630 family transposase, with the translated sequence MAAGDVAGGKTVAAQRQAWLVFEDEAGQTLRPPKARTWGRRGHTPVVPVSGKGSGRVSIAGLTCYRPGERSRLIYRTITHRGRKNERRSFSERDYIALLDAAHQQLDGPIVLIWDNLNTHISAAMRQMIDARDWLHVIRLPAYAPDLNPTEAVWSHLKRSIGNLAVNGVDHLQAIIKHRLKSIQYRTDLLDGFLAHTGLTLEPDTT